The region CGAGCTCCACGGCCCGTGACATGGCCACCTGGATGCGGCTGCAACTGGCGAACGGGAAGCTGGACGGCAGGCAGATCATCCCCGCCGCACCGCTGGAGCGCACCCACCTGCCCGAGATCGTCGCCCAGCCCCCGCAGGCCCCGGCGGGCCGCGCGGGCTTCTACGGCCTCGGCTGGAACGTCGGATACGACGACCAGGGCCGACTGCGCCTCAGCCACTCCGGCGCCTTCGAGCTCGGCGCCAACACCAATGTGACGATGCTGCCCGGCGAGCAGCTCGGCATCACCGTCCTGACCAATGCGGCGCCGGTGGGCCTCGCCGACTCGGTCGCGCAGGACTTCTTCGACACCGCCCAGTACGGGAAGCCCACGAGGGACTGGCTGCCCCTGATCGACCGGGTCTACCGGCAGCAGGAGCAGCAGGGCCGCTCCCCCACCGACTACGCCAGCCCCCCGCGGAACGCGTCCCCGGCCCGCGCCCTCGACACGTACGCGGGCACGTACGGCAACGCCTACTACGGTCCGCTCACCGTCACGGCCGCGAACGGCGAACTCGGCATGAGCCTGGGCCCGAAGCACACGAAGTTCCGGCTCACCCACTACGACGGCGACAGGTTCAGCTTCCGGACCGTCGGCGAGAACGCGACCGGGCTCTCGGGGGTGACGTTCAAGGTCGGTTCGGGTTCACCGGGGTCCGGCGGCTCGAAGGCGTCGCGGGTGACCGTCGAGGCCTGGGACCACGACGGCCTGGGCACCTTCACCCGCGGATGACGGTGGGGTCACCACTTGCCGGGCGCGTAGTCCTTCATGAAGACGCCGTACAGGTCCTCGCCCTGCTCGCCACGCACGATCGGGTCGTACACCCGGGCCGCGCCGTCGATCAGGTCGAGCGGGGCGTGGAAGCCCGCGTCGGCCAGACGCATCTTGTCGGGGTGCGGGCGCTCGTCGGTGATCCAGCCGGTGTCGACGGCGGTCATCAGGATGCGGTCCTTCTCGAACATCTCCTGGGCGCTGGTGCGCGTGAGCATGTTCAGGGCGGCCTTGGCCATGTTGGTGTGCGGGTGGCCCGCACCCTTGTAGCCGCGGTTGAAGACGCCCTCCATGGCGGAGACGTTCACGATGTACGTGCGGTCGGCCCCTGAGGCCGCCATCGCCGCGCGCAGCCGGCTGATCAGGATGAAGGGGGCCGTCGAGTTGCAGAGCTGGACCTCCAGCAGCTCGACCGGCGTGACCTCCTCGACCGACTGGATCCAGCTGTTGGTGTCGTGCAGGTCGGGCACGAGCCCGCCCGCGTCGATGGCCGTACCGGCCGCGATCCGCTCCAGGGAGGCCGAGCCTGACACCAGGGCCAGGTCGGTGACGTCCTGCGCGGTCAGCGCGCCGCCCCCGGCGACCGGGAGCGCGGCCACCGCGCCGGAGCCGAAGGTGCCGATGACCTCGGCGGGCGGCAGCTCACCGGCGGGCAGCGGGCCGGACTCGGCGGCGAGCAGCTCGCTGTAGGCCCCCGGGGAACGGCGTACGGTCTGGGCCGCGTTGTTGATCAGGATGTCGAGCGGGCCCTCGGCGGCGACCGACTCGGCCAGGGCCACGACCTGCGCCGGGTCGCGCAGGTCGATGCCGACGATCTTCAGAC is a window of Streptomyces mirabilis DNA encoding:
- a CDS encoding serine hydrolase, encoding SSTARDMATWMRLQLANGKLDGRQIIPAAPLERTHLPEIVAQPPQAPAGRAGFYGLGWNVGYDDQGRLRLSHSGAFELGANTNVTMLPGEQLGITVLTNAAPVGLADSVAQDFFDTAQYGKPTRDWLPLIDRVYRQQEQQGRSPTDYASPPRNASPARALDTYAGTYGNAYYGPLTVTAANGELGMSLGPKHTKFRLTHYDGDRFSFRTVGENATGLSGVTFKVGSGSPGSGGSKASRVTVEAWDHDGLGTFTRG
- a CDS encoding SDR family NAD(P)-dependent oxidoreductase, translating into MTVTEDGQAALAVDTAEDDRTASAVDGEAVSYGPGIDPERLAVCLGVLDELDKIEVDHPDAIAVRRATAGVYRTVKQRRRQERRAAKTAHDKAVTESTATGSAQRIDDETEGILPSSVTDAGEIAGILQRPRSCYICKKRYVEVDYFYHQLCQDCAAENRARRDARADLTGKRALLTGGRAKIGMYIALRLLRDGAHTTITTRFPNDAIRRFKAMPDSDEWIGRLKIVGIDLRDPAQVVALAESVAAEGPLDILINNAAQTVRRSPGAYSELLAAESGPLPAGELPPAEVIGTFGSGAVAALPVAGGGALTAQDVTDLALVSGSASLERIAAGTAIDAGGLVPDLHDTNSWIQSVEEVTPVELLEVQLCNSTAPFILISRLRAAMAASGADRTYIVNVSAMEGVFNRGYKGAGHPHTNMAKAALNMLTRTSAQEMFEKDRILMTAVDTGWITDERPHPDKMRLADAGFHAPLDLIDGAARVYDPIVRGEQGEDLYGVFMKDYAPGKW